The following coding sequences are from one Streptomyces sp. NBC_01485 window:
- a CDS encoding ArsR/SmtB family transcription factor has protein sequence MSARMHLSPAHHAHPRTPGEEQFALAAELLALLGDRTRLTLLHALAAGEADVTTLTEACGAARPAVSQHLARLRLAGLVHTRKEGRRVVYSLADGHLRRLVDEALNVADHRLGDEPLHD, from the coding sequence ATGAGCGCACGCATGCACCTGTCACCTGCGCACCATGCGCATCCGCGCACGCCCGGCGAGGAGCAGTTCGCCCTCGCCGCCGAACTTCTCGCCCTGCTCGGCGACCGCACCCGGCTCACCTTGCTGCACGCGCTCGCCGCCGGCGAGGCCGATGTGACGACGCTGACGGAAGCCTGCGGGGCGGCCCGGCCGGCGGTCAGCCAGCACCTGGCGCGGCTGCGGCTGGCCGGGCTCGTGCACACCCGCAAGGAGGGCCGCCGGGTGGTCTACTCGCTCGCCGACGGCCATCTGCGCCGCCTGGTGGACGAGGCGCTGAACGTGGCCGACCACCGCCTCGGGGACGAGCCGCTGCACGACTAG
- a CDS encoding cation diffusion facilitator family transporter → MSEQHEHGHHHDHGREHPHPHPQGHAHPHAHTHARTPGKLRHRLSHLLSPHSHETADKLDPALESSARGMRALWVSLAVLGVTAVAQAFVVAASGSVALLGDTVHNAADALTAVPLGIAFVLGRRAATRRFTYGYGRAEDLAGIAIVLTIAASAAFAGWTAVERLLDPRPVEHLGAVAVAALAGFAGNEWVARYRIRVGRSIGSAALVADGLHARTDGFTSLAVLLGAGGSALGWQLADPVVGLAITAAIVLVLRDAAREVFRRVLDAVDPALVDRAERALREVEGVCGVGELRLRWIGHRLRAEVAVVVDGEVTVRQAHRITVDAEHALLHAVPRLTAALVHADPAPSPGETDPHLPLAHHAVA, encoded by the coding sequence GTGAGCGAGCAGCACGAGCACGGCCACCATCACGACCACGGTCGCGAACACCCGCATCCCCATCCTCAGGGCCACGCGCATCCCCACGCCCACACGCATGCGCGCACCCCCGGGAAACTGCGCCACCGGCTCTCCCACCTCCTCTCCCCGCACTCCCACGAGACCGCCGACAAGCTGGACCCGGCGCTGGAGTCCTCGGCCCGGGGCATGCGCGCGCTCTGGGTCTCGCTGGCGGTGCTGGGCGTGACGGCCGTCGCGCAGGCGTTCGTGGTCGCGGCGTCCGGGTCGGTGGCACTGCTCGGCGACACGGTGCACAACGCGGCGGACGCGCTGACGGCCGTACCCCTGGGGATCGCCTTCGTGCTGGGCCGACGGGCCGCCACGCGCCGCTTCACCTACGGCTACGGGCGGGCGGAGGACCTGGCGGGCATCGCGATCGTGCTGACGATCGCCGCGTCGGCGGCCTTCGCGGGGTGGACGGCCGTCGAGCGGCTGCTCGACCCGCGCCCCGTCGAGCACCTCGGCGCGGTCGCCGTGGCCGCGCTGGCCGGTTTCGCGGGCAACGAGTGGGTCGCGCGGTACCGCATCCGGGTCGGCCGTTCGATCGGCTCGGCGGCGCTGGTCGCGGACGGGCTGCACGCGCGCACGGACGGGTTCACCTCGCTGGCGGTGCTGCTGGGCGCGGGCGGCTCGGCGCTGGGGTGGCAACTCGCGGACCCGGTCGTGGGGTTGGCGATCACCGCCGCGATCGTGCTGGTGCTGCGGGACGCGGCGCGGGAGGTGTTCCGGCGGGTGCTGGACGCCGTCGACCCGGCCCTGGTCGACCGGGCCGAACGGGCGCTGCGCGAGGTCGAAGGAGTGTGCGGAGTAGGCGAGTTGCGGCTGCGCTGGATCGGCCACCGGCTGCGGGCCGAGGTGGCGGTCGTCGTGGACGGCGAGGTGACGGTACGTCAGGCGCACCGGATCACCGTGGACGCCGAACACGCCCTGCTGCACGCGGTACCCCGCCTGACGGCCGCCCTGGTCCACGCGGACCCGGCACCGTCACCGGGCGAGACCGACCCGCATCTGCCGCTGGCCCATCACGCGGTGGCCTAG
- a CDS encoding XRE family transcriptional regulator gives MSDLELLTQSLARNVKHWRAVRGFTLDVLAARAGVSRGMLIQIEQARTNPSIGTVVKIGDALGISVTTLLDYEQGPKVRIVPAEQAVRLWHTDEGSYSRLLAGTEAPGPLEMWDWRLMPGESSGSDPHPTGTVEIAHVTAGELTLTVDGAEYRVPAGASVTFEANAAHRYGNRGEVPMEMVLTVSVPPPAH, from the coding sequence GTGTCGGACCTCGAACTTCTGACCCAGTCCCTGGCGCGCAACGTCAAGCACTGGCGTGCGGTGCGCGGCTTCACGCTGGATGTGCTCGCCGCCCGGGCGGGTGTCAGTCGCGGGATGCTCATCCAGATCGAGCAGGCCCGCACCAACCCGAGCATCGGCACGGTCGTCAAGATCGGTGACGCGCTCGGCATCAGCGTCACCACCCTCCTCGACTACGAACAGGGCCCGAAGGTCCGCATCGTCCCCGCCGAGCAGGCGGTACGGCTGTGGCACACCGACGAGGGCAGCTACAGCCGGCTCCTCGCGGGCACGGAGGCGCCGGGCCCGCTGGAGATGTGGGACTGGCGGCTCATGCCCGGCGAGAGCAGCGGCTCGGACCCGCACCCGACGGGCACGGTCGAGATCGCCCACGTCACCGCCGGTGAACTCACCCTCACCGTCGACGGCGCCGAGTACCGCGTCCCGGCCGGCGCGAGCGTCACGTTCGAGGCCAACGCCGCGCACAGGTACGGCAATCGGGGCGAGGTCCCGATGGAGATGGTGCTGACCGTGTCGGTACCGCCACCCGCCCACTGA
- a CDS encoding DMT family transporter, giving the protein MTALFALATSLLWGLADFGGGLLTRRTPALTVVVVSQSIAAAVLGAIVVATGGWSEAGPRLWFAVAAGLVGPVALLSFYKALALGPMGVVSPLATLSVAVPVSVGLVLGERPGLMQVAGIAVAVVGVVLAGGPQLKGAAVQRQAVLLTLVAALGFGTVFVLISEASTTVTGLFLALFVQRVTSVATGGAALYVAVRRGAPALPEGGLAWASLPSFGFVGLADVAANGTYAVAAQHGPVTVAAVLASLYPVVTALAARGFLRERLRGVQAAGAGLALVGTLLLATG; this is encoded by the coding sequence GTGACAGCACTCTTCGCCCTGGCCACCAGCCTTCTGTGGGGCCTGGCCGACTTCGGCGGCGGGCTGCTGACCCGGCGGACGCCGGCGCTCACGGTGGTCGTGGTCTCGCAGTCGATCGCGGCGGCCGTCCTCGGCGCGATCGTGGTCGCCACCGGCGGCTGGAGCGAGGCGGGCCCCCGGCTGTGGTTCGCGGTCGCCGCCGGGCTGGTCGGCCCGGTCGCCCTGCTCTCCTTCTACAAGGCGCTGGCGCTCGGCCCCATGGGCGTCGTCTCCCCGCTGGCCACGCTGAGCGTCGCCGTGCCGGTCTCCGTCGGGCTGGTCCTCGGCGAACGCCCGGGGCTCATGCAGGTCGCGGGCATCGCGGTCGCGGTCGTCGGGGTCGTCCTGGCGGGCGGTCCACAGCTGAAGGGCGCCGCAGTGCAGCGGCAGGCCGTGCTGCTCACGCTGGTCGCGGCGCTCGGCTTCGGCACGGTGTTCGTGCTGATCAGCGAGGCGTCCACGACCGTCACCGGCCTGTTCCTCGCCCTGTTCGTGCAGCGGGTGACCAGCGTGGCCACGGGCGGCGCGGCGCTGTACGTCGCCGTCCGGCGCGGGGCGCCCGCGCTCCCCGAGGGCGGACTGGCGTGGGCCTCGCTGCCGTCGTTCGGGTTCGTCGGGCTGGCCGACGTCGCCGCGAACGGCACCTACGCCGTCGCCGCCCAGCACGGCCCGGTCACGGTGGCCGCCGTACTCGCCTCGCTCTACCCGGTGGTGACGGCGCTGGCCGCGCGCGGTTTCCTGCGGGAGCGGCTGCGCGGCGTCCAGGCGGCGGGTGCGGGACTGGCCCTGGTGGGCACGCTGCTGCTGGCGACGGGCTGA
- a CDS encoding acyltransferase encodes MPKRKNTFSSWRRRLGQRAVHAGWAWVQRTGSVTAEHPGRLRFGSIGTGTRLAFPLGTVFGEPWIHLGAHCIVGEQVTLTAGLMPDLDLGPDPILRLGDGVVLGRGSHVIADTTVTIGSDCYFGPYVYVTSTNHSYDDPHQPIGKQWPRMEPVEIGPGCWIGTGAVILPGARIGRNVVVAAGAVVRGAVPDHAVVAGAPAKVVRRWTPADGWQPPLRTPAPVPIPDGVTSDQLVAMSGLDEETVKRLARLEPEG; translated from the coding sequence GTGCCGAAGCGCAAGAACACGTTCTCATCCTGGCGGCGTCGCCTGGGGCAGCGGGCCGTCCACGCGGGCTGGGCCTGGGTGCAGCGCACGGGCTCCGTGACCGCCGAGCACCCCGGACGGCTCCGCTTCGGCTCGATCGGCACCGGCACCCGGCTCGCCTTCCCGCTCGGCACGGTCTTCGGGGAGCCGTGGATCCATCTCGGCGCGCACTGCATCGTCGGCGAGCAGGTCACCCTCACCGCCGGACTGATGCCCGACCTCGACCTCGGCCCCGACCCGATCCTGCGCCTCGGCGACGGCGTGGTCCTCGGCCGGGGCAGCCATGTCATCGCCGACACGACGGTCACCATCGGCAGCGACTGCTACTTCGGCCCGTACGTGTACGTGACGTCCACGAACCACTCCTACGACGATCCGCACCAGCCCATCGGCAAGCAGTGGCCCCGCATGGAGCCCGTGGAGATCGGCCCGGGGTGCTGGATCGGCACGGGGGCCGTGATCCTGCCGGGGGCGCGGATCGGACGGAACGTCGTCGTCGCGGCCGGGGCGGTCGTGCGCGGCGCGGTGCCCGACCACGCCGTCGTCGCGGGGGCGCCCGCCAAGGTCGTACGGCGCTGGACGCCCGCCGACGGCTGGCAGCCGCCGCTGCGCACGCCCGCGCCGGTGCCGATACCGGACGGGGTCACCTCGGACCAACTGGTCGCGATGTCGGGGCTGGACGAGGAGACGGTGAAGCGCCTGGCCCGGCTGGAGCCGGAGGGCTGA
- a CDS encoding gamma carbonic anhydrase family protein, which produces MTHKALIVGIGGREPKVAPEAFVAPTASVIGDVTLEAGASVWYGAVVRGDVERITVRRDANVQDNVTLHADPGFPVTIGERVSVGHNAVVHGAAVGDDCLIGMGATVLNGAVIGAGSLVAAQALVPQGMEVPPGSLVAGVPAKVRRELTEEERQGLTLNATLYADLAKAHGEIHDHG; this is translated from the coding sequence ATGACGCACAAGGCGCTGATCGTGGGCATCGGCGGCAGGGAACCCAAGGTCGCCCCAGAGGCGTTCGTGGCGCCGACGGCGTCGGTGATCGGGGACGTGACGCTGGAGGCGGGAGCGAGCGTCTGGTACGGCGCGGTCGTGCGGGGCGATGTCGAGCGGATCACCGTCCGGCGCGACGCCAACGTCCAGGACAACGTGACGCTGCATGCCGACCCCGGGTTCCCCGTCACCATCGGCGAGCGGGTGTCCGTCGGCCACAACGCCGTCGTGCACGGGGCGGCGGTCGGGGACGACTGCCTCATCGGGATGGGCGCGACCGTGCTCAACGGGGCGGTGATCGGGGCGGGTTCACTGGTCGCCGCCCAAGCGCTCGTGCCCCAGGGGATGGAAGTGCCGCCGGGGTCGCTGGTGGCGGGGGTACCGGCGAAGGTGAGGCGGGAGTTGACGGAGGAGGAGCGCCAAGGGCTCACGCTGAACGCGACGTTGTACGCGGATCTGGCGAAGGCTCACGGGGAGATCCACGACCACGGGTGA
- a CDS encoding DedA family protein: MHVQEWLDTVPAAAVYAVVGLVIGLESLGIPLPGEIILVSAALLSSQHGGINPVVLGACATAGAVIGDSIGYAIGRRGGRPLLAWLGAKFPRHFSEGHIATAERSFEKWGMWAVFFGRFVALLRIFAGPLAGVLHMPYWKFLTANILGGIVWAGGTTAVIYYVGVVAESWLKRFSWLGLVLAVLIGVTSMLIIKRKAKQAQEQGASREAEAETVAAAE; encoded by the coding sequence GTGCACGTGCAGGAATGGCTCGACACGGTGCCCGCGGCAGCCGTCTACGCCGTGGTCGGCCTGGTCATCGGACTCGAGAGCCTCGGCATCCCGCTGCCTGGCGAGATCATCCTGGTCTCGGCCGCGCTGCTGTCCTCCCAGCACGGCGGCATCAACCCCGTCGTCCTCGGCGCGTGCGCCACCGCGGGCGCGGTGATCGGCGACTCCATCGGCTACGCCATCGGCCGCAGGGGCGGACGCCCGCTGCTGGCCTGGCTCGGCGCGAAGTTCCCCAGGCACTTCAGCGAGGGGCACATCGCCACCGCCGAGCGGTCCTTCGAGAAGTGGGGCATGTGGGCCGTCTTCTTCGGCCGCTTCGTCGCCCTCCTGCGCATCTTCGCCGGCCCGCTCGCGGGCGTCCTGCACATGCCGTACTGGAAGTTCCTCACCGCCAACATCCTGGGCGGCATCGTGTGGGCGGGCGGCACGACGGCCGTCATCTACTACGTGGGCGTCGTGGCGGAGTCCTGGCTGAAGCGGTTCTCGTGGCTGGGCCTGGTGCTGGCGGTACTGATCGGCGTGACATCGATGCTGATCATCAAGCGCAAGGCCAAGCAGGCGCAGGAGCAGGGTGCTTCACGAGAGGCCGAAGCGGAGACGGTGGCGGCTGCCGAGTAG
- a CDS encoding RICIN domain-containing protein: MHSPTPPRPPYPPRPGWTPGDSDPQLAARLADADGRAGAVALLFARHWRAAHDYATVCLAGTEDTGRLVAAAAFHEVLGRLADGHTGGGALRPQLLVAVRETVRKWAGADGVSAVLPELRKTTGGRGLRAARPVTSERRQLAERAFQLLPAASQCLLWHTEVEAEPISVPAGLSGVDGVTAAAVLEQAREQFRVGCVRAHRELAPTTECRFHNRLLDVPLRRGGTLLPDVREHLAHCRFCRHAAEQLSHFDGGLDVLLAETVLGWGARRYLDSRPGRTAAAEAAADAPVRPVAAREPAGARQPVGGGRHRTTSAGVLDLPVRRPKAVLVGVGLTSLALVATAFVAQGWSDGDGAPAPGATWGAPVGGPNTPSADTPPAGFPSAASASGSASGSADVAQGSLRSPGTGLCLDAAGGRTEAGVGIVLAGCSPAASQQWSYQDDGVLRSAAAPALCLAADPGRRTTALASCLVHSGETFFDLTVRGEILLRRDGDLVVARGADGARTVVVAARDGSAEQRWVFDTAATTAGAPGPEVRKAPEPPAPGAQGIPGAQGAPGSPDLPARPGAPGARPLAPDVAPAPAEPAPSGPEFGTRFAQVDCCASSAVPAGPAVPAVLLDAVPAPAEVPRVLGALGEAVANVTKPLGT, translated from the coding sequence GTGCATTCCCCCACACCCCCACGCCCGCCCTACCCGCCCCGCCCCGGGTGGACCCCCGGGGATTCCGACCCCCAACTCGCCGCCCGGCTGGCCGACGCCGACGGGCGGGCCGGCGCGGTCGCCCTGCTGTTCGCCCGTCACTGGCGGGCGGCCCACGACTACGCGACGGTCTGCCTGGCCGGCACCGAGGACACGGGGCGGCTCGTGGCCGCCGCCGCGTTCCACGAGGTGCTCGGCCGGCTGGCGGACGGGCACACCGGCGGCGGTGCTCTGCGTCCCCAACTCCTCGTCGCCGTACGGGAGACGGTCCGGAAATGGGCCGGCGCCGACGGAGTTTCAGCCGTGCTGCCGGAGCTGCGGAAAACCACCGGCGGCCGTGGACTGCGCGCGGCGCGGCCGGTGACGTCCGAAAGGCGGCAACTCGCCGAGCGCGCTTTTCAGTTGCTCCCGGCCGCCTCCCAATGCCTCTTGTGGCACACGGAGGTGGAGGCGGAACCCATATCCGTACCGGCTGGTCTGTCGGGCGTGGACGGTGTCACCGCGGCGGCCGTCCTGGAACAGGCGCGGGAGCAATTCCGGGTGGGCTGTGTACGCGCCCACCGGGAACTCGCGCCGACGACTGAATGCCGTTTCCACAACCGTCTTCTCGACGTTCCGCTGCGTCGTGGCGGAACCCTGCTGCCCGACGTCCGGGAGCATCTCGCGCACTGCCGCTTCTGCCGGCACGCCGCCGAACAACTCAGTCATTTCGACGGCGGGCTGGACGTGCTGCTCGCCGAGACCGTGCTCGGCTGGGGCGCCCGCCGCTACCTCGACTCGCGCCCCGGACGCACGGCCGCCGCCGAAGCCGCCGCCGACGCGCCGGTCCGGCCCGTCGCGGCGCGTGAGCCCGCCGGGGCACGTCAGCCCGTCGGGGGAGGCCGGCACCGCACCACCTCCGCGGGCGTGCTCGATCTGCCGGTCAGGCGGCCCAAGGCCGTGCTCGTGGGCGTGGGCCTGACCTCCCTCGCGCTGGTCGCGACCGCCTTCGTGGCCCAGGGCTGGTCCGACGGTGACGGCGCCCCCGCACCCGGCGCCACCTGGGGCGCGCCGGTCGGCGGGCCCAACACCCCGTCCGCCGACACCCCGCCCGCCGGTTTCCCGTCGGCCGCTTCCGCCTCCGGGTCCGCCTCCGGGTCCGCCGACGTCGCTCAGGGCAGCCTGCGCAGCCCGGGCACGGGGCTCTGCCTCGACGCCGCGGGCGGGCGGACCGAGGCCGGAGTGGGCATCGTCCTGGCGGGGTGCTCGCCGGCCGCGTCCCAGCAGTGGTCGTACCAGGACGACGGGGTGCTGCGCAGCGCCGCCGCCCCGGCGCTCTGCCTGGCCGCCGACCCCGGCCGCCGCACGACCGCCCTGGCCTCGTGCCTGGTGCACTCCGGTGAGACGTTCTTCGACCTGACCGTGCGTGGTGAAATCCTGCTGCGCAGGGACGGCGACCTGGTCGTCGCACGCGGCGCCGACGGGGCGAGGACGGTCGTCGTCGCCGCGCGGGACGGGTCCGCCGAGCAGCGGTGGGTGTTCGACACGGCCGCCACGACGGCCGGGGCACCCGGCCCGGAGGTACGGAAGGCGCCGGAGCCGCCCGCCCCGGGCGCTCAGGGAATCCCGGGTGCCCAGGGTGCCCCGGGAAGCCCGGACCTCCCGGCGCGCCCGGGAGCGCCCGGCGCCCGGCCTCTCGCCCCCGATGTGGCCCCGGCTCCGGCCGAACCCGCCCCGTCCGGGCCGGAGTTCGGGACGCGGTTCGCCCAGGTGGACTGCTGCGCCTCCTCGGCCGTCCCGGCCGGACCGGCGGTCCCCGCCGTCCTCCTCGACGCCGTCCCCGCCCCGGCCGAGGTGCCGCGCGTACTCGGCGCACTCGGCGAGGCCGTCGCGAACGTGACCAAGCCCCTCGGCACCTGA
- the galU gene encoding UTP--glucose-1-phosphate uridylyltransferase GalU, translated as MSAPHSAPSVRKAVVPAAGLGTRFLPATKATPKEMLPVVDKPAIQYVVEEAAAAGLDDVLMVTGRHKRAIEDHFDHAFELEQALAAKGDTVRLDAVRDPARLADIHHIRQGDPLGLGHAVLCARHHVGDQPFAVLLGDDLIDPRETLLSRMLEVRDRYAGSVVALMEVPPEQVHLYGCAAVEPSGEDGVVRVTGLVEKPAREDAPSRYAVIGRYVLDPAVFDVLERTAPGRGGEIQLTDALQELAAGGTVHGVIFSGRRYDTGDKAEYLRTVVRLACERADLGPEFVAWLKEFVAGLEDGDDAQRERLAA; from the coding sequence ATGAGCGCCCCCCACTCCGCACCCAGTGTCCGCAAAGCAGTCGTCCCGGCCGCCGGCCTCGGCACCCGTTTCCTGCCGGCCACCAAGGCGACCCCGAAGGAGATGCTGCCGGTCGTCGACAAGCCGGCCATCCAGTACGTCGTGGAGGAGGCTGCCGCCGCCGGTCTGGACGACGTCCTGATGGTCACCGGCCGGCACAAGCGGGCCATCGAGGACCACTTCGACCACGCCTTCGAGCTGGAGCAGGCGCTCGCCGCCAAGGGCGACACCGTGCGGCTGGACGCGGTGCGCGACCCGGCCCGGCTCGCCGACATCCACCACATCCGTCAGGGCGACCCGCTCGGCCTCGGGCACGCGGTGCTGTGCGCCCGCCACCACGTGGGCGACCAGCCGTTCGCCGTGCTCCTCGGCGACGACCTCATCGACCCTCGCGAGACCCTGCTCAGCAGGATGCTCGAGGTCCGCGACCGGTACGCCGGCAGCGTGGTCGCACTGATGGAGGTCCCGCCCGAACAGGTCCACCTCTACGGCTGCGCGGCCGTGGAGCCGTCCGGCGAGGACGGGGTCGTACGCGTCACCGGGCTGGTGGAGAAGCCCGCGCGCGAGGACGCGCCGAGCCGGTACGCGGTCATCGGGCGCTACGTCCTCGACCCGGCCGTCTTCGACGTCCTGGAGCGCACCGCGCCAGGACGCGGCGGCGAGATCCAGCTCACGGACGCCCTCCAGGAACTCGCCGCAGGCGGCACGGTCCACGGCGTGATCTTCTCCGGCCGCCGCTACGACACCGGCGACAAGGCCGAGTACCTGCGCACGGTCGTCCGCCTGGCCTGCGAACGCGCCGACCTGGGCCCGGAGTTCGTGGCCTGGCTCAAGGAGTTCGTGGCAGGCCTGGAGGACGGCGACGACGCGCAGCGGGAGCGGCTGGCGGCCTGA
- a CDS encoding helix-turn-helix domain-containing protein, translating into MSEPCITFREAAQRLGVHENTIRNWANRGILATVTLPTGRRKVNSADVERLEQQMFDVPRRMENPNSIPVLPTAHLRRPDADVYPQV; encoded by the coding sequence ATGAGTGAGCCTTGTATCACGTTCCGTGAAGCTGCACAGCGACTGGGCGTACATGAGAACACGATCCGCAACTGGGCCAACCGGGGTATCTTGGCCACCGTGACGCTGCCAACCGGTCGGCGGAAGGTGAATTCGGCAGATGTCGAGCGGCTTGAGCAGCAAATGTTCGACGTCCCACGCAGGATGGAAAATCCAAACTCTATACCCGTCCTGCCGACCGCGCACTTGCGGCGGCCAGATGCGGATGTGTACCCCCAGGTCTAA